From Kineosporia succinea, the proteins below share one genomic window:
- a CDS encoding 2-dehydropantoate 2-reductase N-terminal domain-containing protein produces the protein MSRVFIVGSGSVGAATGRALGHAGHRVTFVDIDPRRVAVLVNEGLDARRDLDLAGEPESFVFICTPTRIVAGRHHLADVAAGSEAVGRALAHADAVHTVIVRSTVPPGTTRDLVRPLVELHSGRRDGTGFHIVASPHFDTRSGASRSGRHAMETVRPQLTVIGAENERVNANVRDLLSPLMSPGGQLRLLDDPAEAEMIKCAHSLFNATKISFWNEIWRVCDRLGLDPDDVASTVATSVEGSLNPEYGIWGGAPYGGAQLPGDTQGFLGFAEEIGLPMPLLSAVVGVNSGFEQRLDAEMEALSMLASGPYYYAPEYGRPPRSAEPYEPYETQAPYHLEQHYQPETPRPAAEFAPPVEQYPPLEQFPAAESYPAVEFPATEPVRFETPATTTSPVEEAPTPEASAEAGELAGGEVQLDPGANHPSRRAQRRSWIPRQLGR, from the coding sequence TGCCGGGCATCGGGTGACCTTCGTGGACATCGACCCGCGTCGCGTCGCGGTGCTGGTGAACGAGGGCCTCGACGCCCGCCGCGATCTCGACCTGGCCGGTGAGCCGGAGTCTTTCGTCTTCATCTGCACCCCCACCCGGATCGTCGCCGGCCGGCACCACCTGGCCGACGTGGCGGCCGGCTCCGAGGCGGTGGGCCGCGCCCTGGCCCACGCCGACGCCGTGCACACCGTGATCGTGCGCTCGACCGTGCCGCCCGGCACCACCCGCGACCTGGTGCGCCCGCTGGTCGAGCTGCACTCCGGCCGCCGTGACGGCACCGGGTTCCACATCGTCGCCAGCCCGCACTTCGACACCCGCAGCGGCGCCTCGCGTTCCGGCCGCCACGCGATGGAGACCGTGCGCCCGCAGCTGACCGTGATCGGCGCCGAGAACGAGCGGGTCAACGCCAACGTTCGCGACCTGCTCTCGCCCCTCATGTCCCCGGGCGGGCAGCTGCGGTTGCTCGACGACCCGGCCGAGGCGGAGATGATCAAGTGCGCGCACAGCCTGTTCAACGCCACGAAGATCAGCTTCTGGAACGAGATCTGGCGGGTCTGTGACCGGCTCGGCCTCGACCCCGACGACGTCGCGAGCACGGTGGCCACCTCGGTCGAGGGCTCGCTCAACCCGGAGTACGGCATCTGGGGTGGCGCGCCCTACGGCGGCGCTCAGCTGCCCGGTGACACCCAGGGCTTCCTCGGGTTCGCCGAGGAGATCGGCCTGCCCATGCCGCTGCTGTCCGCCGTGGTCGGCGTGAACTCGGGCTTCGAGCAGCGCCTGGACGCCGAGATGGAGGCGCTCAGCATGCTGGCCAGTGGGCCCTACTACTACGCGCCCGAGTACGGCCGGCCGCCGCGCTCCGCGGAGCCGTACGAGCCCTACGAGACCCAGGCCCCCTACCACCTCGAGCAGCACTACCAGCCCGAGACCCCGCGTCCCGCGGCCGAGTTCGCCCCGCCGGTGGAGCAGTACCCACCCCTCGAGCAGTTCCCCGCGGCCGAGTCGTACCCGGCCGTGGAGTTCCCGGCCACCGAGCCGGTGCGGTTCGAGACGCCCGCGACCACCACGTCCCCCGTCGAAGAGGCCCCGACGCCGGAGGCGAGCGCCGAGGCGGGCGAACTCGCCGGTGGCGAGGTGCAACTCGACCCGGGCGCCAACCACCCCTCTCGCCGCGCGCAGCGTCGCTCGTGGATCCCGCGGCAGCTAGGACGCTAG
- a CDS encoding M13 family metallopeptidase — protein MRSGIDIEQLSPSIRPQDDLFRHVNGTWLDTAEIPPDKSVYGTFHRLRDEAEAQLRVLVEEAAKSSGEAAPGSEAQKVGDLYASFLDEERIEALGIAPIATDLALVEEVTDLAGLIQAFGVLERSGSGSPFGYFVNNDAMASDRYVMYLTQGGLSLPDESYYRDEKFAEVRAEFLGHVERMFVKAGVTDEAGAKDAAQRILALESKLAQSHWDRVTNRDATKTYNKKNRAELEELIPAFDWTAWIDALKVPQSAFGEVVVRQPSFFTALGEALTQQPLADWKTWLTWRTLHGSATLLNAELVEENFSFYGKTLTGATQLRERWKRGVSMVESALGEAVGKLYVEEHFSPAAKARMVELVANLVEAYRQSITTLDWMSEDTRLRALEKLGSFTPKIGYPDTWRDYSSLEIVAGDLVGNVRRAGDYEIAREIDKLGKPVDRDEWFMTPQTVNAYYNPLMNEIVFPAAILQPPFFDAEADDAVNYGAIGAVIGHEIGHGFDDQGSKYDGSGNLNDWWTDADRTEFEKRTKALIEQYDALEPRQTPGHHVNGALTVGENIGDLGGLSIAYTAYRIALEGSEPPELDGLTGWQRFFISWAQGWRGKGRDTEVIRRLALDPHSPEEFRCNAVVSNIDEFHAAFGVKEGDGLWLAEDKRVRIW, from the coding sequence ATGAGGTCCGGTATCGACATCGAGCAGCTCAGCCCCTCGATCAGGCCGCAGGACGACCTGTTCCGGCACGTGAACGGGACCTGGCTGGACACAGCCGAGATCCCGCCCGACAAGTCGGTGTACGGCACCTTCCACCGGCTGCGCGACGAGGCCGAGGCCCAGTTACGGGTCCTCGTGGAAGAAGCCGCGAAGTCGTCCGGTGAGGCAGCGCCGGGCAGTGAGGCGCAGAAGGTCGGAGACCTCTACGCCAGCTTCCTCGACGAGGAGCGCATCGAGGCCCTCGGCATCGCCCCGATCGCCACCGACCTGGCCCTGGTCGAAGAGGTCACCGACCTGGCCGGGCTGATCCAGGCGTTCGGCGTGCTGGAGCGCTCCGGCAGCGGCAGCCCCTTCGGCTACTTCGTCAACAACGACGCGATGGCCTCCGACCGCTACGTCATGTACCTGACGCAGGGCGGGCTCAGCCTGCCCGACGAGTCGTACTACCGCGACGAGAAGTTCGCCGAGGTCCGCGCCGAGTTCCTCGGGCACGTCGAGCGGATGTTCGTGAAGGCCGGCGTCACCGACGAGGCCGGCGCGAAAGACGCGGCGCAGCGCATCCTGGCGCTGGAGTCGAAGCTGGCGCAGTCCCACTGGGACCGGGTGACCAACCGCGACGCCACCAAGACGTACAACAAGAAGAACCGGGCCGAGCTCGAGGAGCTGATCCCGGCGTTCGACTGGACCGCCTGGATCGACGCGCTCAAGGTGCCGCAGAGCGCGTTCGGTGAGGTCGTCGTCCGTCAGCCCTCGTTCTTCACCGCCCTCGGTGAGGCGCTCACGCAGCAGCCGCTGGCCGACTGGAAGACCTGGCTCACCTGGCGCACGCTGCACGGCTCGGCCACGCTGCTGAACGCCGAGCTGGTCGAGGAGAACTTCTCCTTCTACGGCAAGACCCTGACCGGTGCCACGCAGCTGCGCGAGCGCTGGAAGCGCGGCGTCTCGATGGTCGAGTCGGCGCTCGGCGAGGCCGTGGGCAAGCTCTACGTGGAGGAGCACTTCTCCCCCGCCGCCAAGGCCCGCATGGTCGAGCTGGTGGCCAACCTGGTCGAGGCCTACCGGCAGAGCATCACCACGCTCGACTGGATGAGCGAGGACACCCGGCTCCGCGCCCTGGAGAAGCTCGGCTCGTTCACCCCGAAGATCGGCTACCCCGACACCTGGCGCGACTACTCCTCGCTGGAGATCGTGGCGGGCGACCTGGTGGGCAACGTCCGCCGTGCCGGTGACTACGAGATCGCCCGGGAGATCGACAAACTCGGCAAGCCGGTCGACCGCGACGAGTGGTTCATGACCCCTCAGACGGTCAACGCGTACTACAACCCGCTGATGAACGAGATCGTCTTCCCGGCCGCGATCCTGCAGCCGCCGTTCTTCGACGCGGAGGCCGACGACGCCGTCAACTACGGCGCGATCGGCGCGGTCATCGGGCACGAGATCGGCCACGGTTTCGACGACCAGGGCTCGAAGTACGACGGTTCGGGCAACCTGAACGACTGGTGGACCGACGCCGACCGCACCGAGTTCGAGAAGCGCACCAAGGCCCTGATCGAGCAGTACGACGCCCTCGAGCCCCGGCAGACTCCCGGGCACCACGTGAACGGCGCGCTCACGGTCGGCGAGAACATCGGTGACCTGGGCGGTCTTTCGATCGCCTACACGGCCTACCGGATCGCGCTCGAGGGGTCCGAGCCGCCGGAGCTCGACGGTCTCACCGGCTGGCAGCGCTTCTTCATCTCGTGGGCGCAGGGCTGGCGGGGCAAGGGCCGCGACACCGAGGTGATCCGCCGCCTCGCGCTCGACCCGCACTCCCCCGAGGAGTTCCGCTGCAACGCGGTGGTCTCGAACATCGACGAGTTCCACGCGGCGTTCGGGGTGAAGGAGGGCGACGGGCTCTGGCTCGCCGAGGACAAGCGCGTGCGCATCTGGTGA
- the glgB gene encoding 1,4-alpha-glucan branching protein GlgB: MAQSPTSQSPLEASTAALSSSDIVVTSTVKPVDSDVLAKVAAGAYYNPHSVLGAHPYLGRVTVRTLRPLATEVAVVTEDGERHPLTHEQDGIWVAVLDRATVGDYRIAVHYEGTGEQVLDDPYRFLPSLGEIDLHLIAEGRHEELWRALGAHPRRFPGLIGDVEGTSFAVWAPNAQAVRVVSDANSWDGRTHAMRSLGGSGIWELFVPGIGAGTRYKYEILAKDGHWRQKADPMAFATEIPPQTASVITESSYEWNDGAWLAERDGFQALTRPMSIYEVHLGSWRQGLSYLEMADQLVGYVKDLGFTHVEFLPVAEHPFGGSWGYQVTGYYAPTSRFGSPDEFRHLVDKLHEAGIGVIMDWVPAHFPKDEFALARFDGEPLYEHGDPHRGEHPEWGTLIFDFGRTEVRNFLVANALYWLEEFHVDGLRVDAVASMLYLDYSRESGEWTPNKYGGRENLEAVAFLQEVNATAYKRHPGVMMIAEESTAWPGVTRPTHLGGLGFGHKWNMGWMHDSLGYVSKDPVYRQYHHHQMTFSLMYAYSEHFVLPISHDEVVHGKGSLLGKMPGDRWQQLANVRAYLAFMWSHPGKQLLFMGQELGMDREWSEERSLDWWLEDTPWHAGLQQLVRDLNRIYTDRPELWEADSDPSGFQWVDANDSQQNTFSFIRRDASGNPLVAVVNFSTEPHEGYHLGVPNEGRWLELLNTDAEGYGGSGVGNLGAVEAVPVPWHGQPSSVTLRVPPLGMVWLVPESTPEAGWAPSGPAHEVHHESGPGFQPVDSAEG, encoded by the coding sequence ATGGCACAGTCTCCGACTTCGCAGAGCCCCCTCGAAGCGAGCACCGCCGCGCTTTCCAGCAGCGACATCGTCGTGACGTCAACGGTGAAACCCGTCGACTCCGACGTGCTCGCGAAGGTCGCGGCCGGCGCCTACTACAACCCGCACTCGGTGCTGGGCGCGCATCCGTACCTGGGCCGCGTCACGGTCCGTACGCTGCGCCCGCTGGCCACCGAGGTCGCGGTGGTGACGGAAGACGGTGAACGGCATCCGCTCACGCACGAGCAGGACGGCATCTGGGTCGCCGTGCTGGATCGCGCGACGGTCGGCGACTACCGCATCGCCGTGCACTACGAGGGCACCGGCGAGCAGGTTCTCGACGACCCCTACCGCTTCCTGCCCAGCCTGGGCGAGATCGACCTGCACCTGATCGCCGAGGGCCGGCACGAGGAGCTGTGGCGTGCGCTCGGCGCCCACCCCCGCCGCTTCCCCGGGCTGATCGGCGACGTCGAGGGCACGTCGTTCGCGGTCTGGGCGCCGAACGCCCAGGCGGTTCGGGTGGTCTCGGACGCCAACAGCTGGGACGGGCGCACCCACGCCATGCGCAGCCTCGGGGGCTCCGGCATCTGGGAACTGTTCGTGCCGGGCATCGGCGCGGGCACCCGGTACAAGTACGAGATCCTGGCCAAGGACGGGCACTGGCGGCAGAAGGCCGACCCGATGGCCTTCGCCACCGAGATCCCGCCGCAGACCGCGTCCGTCATCACCGAGTCCTCCTACGAGTGGAACGACGGCGCCTGGCTGGCCGAGCGCGACGGGTTCCAGGCCCTGACCCGCCCGATGAGCATCTACGAGGTGCACCTCGGCTCCTGGCGCCAGGGTCTGAGCTACCTCGAGATGGCCGACCAGCTCGTCGGTTACGTGAAGGACCTGGGCTTCACCCACGTCGAGTTCCTGCCGGTGGCCGAGCACCCGTTCGGCGGCTCCTGGGGCTACCAGGTCACCGGGTACTACGCGCCGACCTCACGCTTCGGCAGCCCGGACGAGTTCCGGCACCTGGTGGACAAGCTCCACGAGGCCGGCATCGGCGTGATCATGGACTGGGTGCCCGCGCACTTCCCCAAGGACGAGTTCGCGCTGGCCCGCTTCGACGGCGAGCCGCTGTACGAGCACGGCGACCCGCACCGCGGCGAGCACCCCGAGTGGGGCACGCTGATCTTCGACTTCGGCCGCACCGAGGTGCGCAACTTCCTGGTCGCGAACGCGCTCTACTGGCTCGAGGAGTTCCACGTCGACGGCCTGCGGGTCGACGCCGTGGCCTCGATGCTCTACCTCGACTACTCGCGCGAGTCCGGGGAGTGGACGCCGAACAAGTACGGCGGCCGCGAGAACCTGGAGGCCGTGGCCTTCCTGCAGGAGGTCAACGCCACCGCCTACAAGCGTCACCCCGGCGTGATGATGATCGCCGAGGAGAGCACCGCCTGGCCGGGCGTCACTCGTCCCACGCACCTGGGCGGCCTCGGCTTCGGCCACAAGTGGAACATGGGCTGGATGCACGACTCCCTGGGCTACGTGTCCAAGGACCCGGTGTACCGCCAGTACCACCACCACCAGATGACGTTCTCGCTGATGTACGCGTACAGCGAGCACTTCGTGCTGCCGATCAGCCACGACGAGGTCGTGCACGGCAAGGGCTCGCTGCTGGGCAAGATGCCGGGCGACCGCTGGCAGCAGCTCGCCAACGTGCGTGCCTACCTCGCCTTCATGTGGTCGCACCCGGGCAAGCAGCTGCTGTTCATGGGCCAGGAACTGGGCATGGACCGCGAGTGGTCGGAGGAGCGCAGCCTCGACTGGTGGCTGGAGGACACCCCCTGGCACGCCGGTCTGCAGCAGCTGGTGCGTGACCTGAACCGGATCTACACCGACCGGCCCGAGCTCTGGGAGGCCGACAGCGACCCGTCCGGGTTCCAGTGGGTCGACGCGAACGACAGCCAGCAGAACACCTTCTCGTTCATCCGCCGCGACGCCTCGGGCAACCCGCTGGTGGCCGTGGTCAACTTCTCCACCGAGCCGCACGAGGGCTACCACCTCGGTGTGCCGAACGAGGGCCGCTGGCTGGAGCTGCTCAACACCGATGCCGAGGGCTACGGCGGTTCCGGTGTGGGCAACCTGGGCGCCGTCGAGGCGGTGCCGGTGCCGTGGCACGGGCAGCCGTCGTCGGTCACGCTGCGGGTGCCGCCCCTGGGCATGGTGTGGCTGGTGCCGGAGTCGACCCCGGAGGCCGGATGGGCCCCGAGTGGCCCGGCGCACGAGGTGCACCACGAGTCCGGCCCGGGTTTCCAGCCGGTGGATTCGGCGGAGGGCTGA
- a CDS encoding arsenate reductase/protein-tyrosine-phosphatase family protein, giving the protein MGPRVLLVCTANICRSPGAERLLAGRLGPDVDFFSRGTRAVAGAGICDYSAEWVRGHSGVDVGHDSRPLDVDDIRASTVILTATQAQRGRVIEMRPSAQVRTFTLLHAGRTAAWLAASGHAPPKNADLADRLLWMVEELDANRGAAPRRDDEDDDELPDPHRGGRHPQVFARLQAAVDDLCAPLLFRGPVLRRDRARLRQRAAR; this is encoded by the coding sequence ATGGGCCCGCGGGTGTTGCTGGTGTGTACCGCCAACATCTGTCGATCGCCCGGCGCCGAACGTCTGCTGGCCGGGCGGCTGGGGCCCGACGTCGACTTCTTCAGCCGGGGCACGCGGGCGGTCGCCGGGGCGGGTATCTGCGACTACTCGGCGGAGTGGGTGCGGGGGCACTCCGGGGTCGACGTCGGCCACGACTCCCGGCCCCTCGACGTCGACGACATCCGTGCGTCCACCGTGATTCTCACTGCGACACAGGCACAAAGGGGCCGGGTCATCGAGATGCGGCCCTCCGCCCAGGTGCGCACCTTCACCCTGCTGCACGCGGGTCGCACGGCGGCCTGGCTGGCGGCCTCGGGTCACGCCCCGCCGAAGAACGCGGACCTGGCCGACCGCTTGCTGTGGATGGTCGAGGAGCTCGACGCGAACCGGGGCGCGGCGCCCCGGCGCGACGACGAGGACGACGACGAACTGCCCGACCCGCATCGCGGAGGGCGTCATCCGCAGGTGTTCGCGCGGTTGCAGGCGGCCGTCGACGACCTGTGCGCGCCCCTGCTCTTCCGGGGGCCGGTGCTGCGCCGCGACCGGGCTCGGCTGCGTCAGCGGGCTGCTCGCTGA
- a CDS encoding polysaccharide biosynthesis tyrosine autokinase has protein sequence MTLTQYLRVLRQHWLIVLLLALLGVAAAAAYTSRQTPIYQADTQVFVSARSPSSGDSLSALSEGSTFSQQRVKSYATMATSSKVTGPIVTRLRLPYSAGELAGKIDAAPQLDTVLIDIKVSDPDPKLAQTIAAQVTDQLQAVVTDLEKPADGEATVKLTVTRPPVEPTAPVSPRVPLNLALGLLLGLGLGVGAAVLRDQLNTTLRGAADLEQLTGSVPLGVVPFDASAPKQPLVTADAFGGRAEAFRTLRTNLQFADVDNPPRVIAVTSALPDEGKTTTACNIALILAQSGARVVLVEGDLRKPAVSRYLGISNGAGLTNVLAGQHDLRDVVVGYERDLLAVLPSGPTPPNPSELLGSQQMRHLLDTLAEHYDVVIIDAPPLLPVTDAALIATAADGAILVVRHGRSRREEAERALKSLEAVSAKMLGTVLNFAPRKKGAGGYDGYGYGYGQPPAAETTTSLLDHSEPSAVPEQENRRGRRGRKKASLPPETVAARSASEPLDLSRAEAADQVRETWRGDGPNGSGGSGPNGTGGAGSGFGDLVSGRPGSGAPVTGALPQLKTPPSTPPTGPSPSVGGSPAGNGPSRRSGSAHATDVAPGGPSMSSPGGGVPPVAGPVGGYDHHDDWVAADMGWAPSPSDGWAPIAGSTGPRRPEAPGTGGISVFGGLSSTGPVPIVTAPATDGLAVISHVDGVEVSRTVHDVPGATTEGLRVDRLEVVEQPGEVPKELRLQGLPHDQRTREPAPRAVRWSSPDTAPSGLPLGAPTAGTPLSGIPAQATSRQRRTVDLRRSEPPVAGSSAPAEPRPAEQRWTEAHRAESDRAERGQGEPFPAEARPAERDWAEARPAEPNRSGSGWSERRQAEQRWAEHRRAENLLAEQQQPENPSAEIWSAEAWESATPVRETATRESAVPVRETATQESAAPVRDTAMRESAAPTRESVGQARGSAPTGRESSVPAQEAAEPVRGATPTRVTPGMPSPAVDPWAPPAESGTEVGAEVDAGVDAGVGLRRSGDGPGEPEPVVRLPRSKAPWRQAAWFDNHSGERPSDGARSRAETYGAAPHGAAPHGAARQGDTRSGANPYGAASSEANPAGPDPAGPDPAGANHPPDAAPYGTAGHSAPEADEADAGTWFRNTPEAGSAGDEYGYLHAGGYVQDSQDDASTDGQNPSPEAEFAEIPPLTVDLSAPDLDLLEDERELLIPPQAVMPHVPTGVPRHHRSRRSL, from the coding sequence GTGACACTGACCCAGTACCTGCGAGTGCTCCGGCAGCATTGGCTGATCGTCCTGCTCCTCGCCCTGCTCGGCGTCGCCGCGGCTGCCGCCTACACCAGCAGGCAGACGCCGATCTATCAGGCCGACACCCAGGTGTTCGTCTCGGCGCGCAGCCCCAGCAGCGGTGACTCGCTCTCCGCCCTGTCCGAGGGCAGCACCTTCAGCCAGCAGCGGGTGAAGTCGTACGCCACCATGGCGACCAGCAGCAAGGTCACCGGGCCGATCGTGACCAGGCTGCGGCTGCCCTACAGCGCGGGCGAACTGGCCGGCAAGATCGACGCCGCCCCCCAGCTCGACACCGTGCTGATCGACATCAAGGTGTCCGACCCCGATCCGAAGCTCGCGCAGACGATCGCGGCCCAGGTCACCGACCAGCTGCAGGCCGTCGTCACCGATCTGGAGAAGCCCGCCGACGGCGAGGCGACGGTCAAGCTCACCGTCACCCGGCCGCCGGTCGAGCCCACCGCGCCGGTGTCGCCGCGGGTGCCGCTGAACCTCGCGCTCGGTCTGCTGCTCGGCCTCGGCCTGGGGGTCGGCGCGGCGGTGCTGCGCGACCAGCTCAACACCACGCTGCGCGGCGCGGCCGACCTGGAGCAGCTCACCGGCTCGGTGCCGCTGGGGGTGGTGCCGTTCGACGCGTCCGCCCCGAAGCAGCCCCTGGTCACGGCCGACGCGTTCGGCGGGCGGGCCGAGGCGTTCCGCACGCTGCGCACCAACCTGCAGTTCGCCGACGTCGACAACCCGCCGCGGGTCATCGCCGTCACCTCGGCCCTGCCCGACGAGGGCAAGACCACCACGGCCTGCAACATCGCGCTGATCCTGGCGCAGAGCGGGGCCCGGGTGGTGCTCGTCGAGGGCGACCTGCGCAAGCCCGCGGTGAGCAGGTATCTGGGCATCAGCAACGGGGCCGGGCTCACCAACGTGCTCGCCGGTCAGCACGACCTGCGCGACGTGGTGGTCGGTTACGAGCGCGACCTGCTGGCCGTGCTGCCCTCCGGCCCCACTCCCCCGAACCCGTCCGAGCTGCTCGGCTCGCAGCAGATGCGTCACCTGCTCGACACCCTGGCCGAGCACTACGACGTGGTCATCATCGACGCACCGCCCCTGCTCCCCGTCACCGACGCCGCGCTGATCGCGACCGCGGCCGACGGCGCGATCCTGGTGGTGCGGCACGGGCGCAGCCGGCGCGAGGAGGCCGAGCGGGCGCTGAAGTCGCTGGAGGCCGTGAGCGCCAAGATGCTCGGCACGGTGCTGAACTTCGCGCCACGCAAGAAGGGCGCCGGTGGGTACGACGGTTACGGGTACGGCTACGGTCAGCCGCCGGCCGCGGAGACGACCACGAGCCTCCTCGACCACTCCGAGCCCTCGGCCGTTCCCGAGCAGGAGAACCGGCGCGGGCGGCGGGGTCGCAAGAAGGCCTCCCTCCCGCCGGAAACGGTTGCGGCCCGCTCGGCTTCGGAGCCGCTCGACCTGAGCCGGGCCGAGGCCGCGGATCAGGTCCGGGAGACCTGGCGCGGCGACGGGCCGAACGGATCCGGGGGGTCCGGCCCGAACGGGACGGGTGGGGCGGGTTCCGGTTTCGGTGACCTGGTCTCGGGGCGGCCGGGGTCCGGCGCTCCGGTCACCGGGGCGCTGCCTCAATTGAAGACGCCTCCCAGCACGCCTCCCACGGGCCCCTCCCCCTCGGTCGGTGGTTCACCGGCGGGCAACGGCCCGTCCCGGCGCAGTGGTTCGGCTCACGCGACGGACGTGGCTCCCGGCGGTCCGTCGATGTCCTCCCCGGGCGGCGGGGTGCCCCCCGTGGCGGGTCCGGTGGGTGGCTACGACCACCACGACGACTGGGTGGCCGCCGACATGGGCTGGGCGCCGAGCCCGTCCGACGGCTGGGCCCCGATCGCCGGTTCGACCGGTCCGCGACGGCCGGAAGCCCCGGGCACGGGCGGTATCTCGGTGTTCGGCGGGCTCTCGTCGACGGGTCCGGTGCCGATCGTCACCGCCCCGGCGACCGACGGGCTCGCGGTGATCTCCCACGTCGACGGCGTCGAGGTGTCACGCACCGTGCACGACGTGCCGGGAGCCACCACCGAGGGCCTGCGGGTCGACCGGCTCGAGGTTGTCGAGCAGCCCGGCGAGGTACCGAAAGAACTTCGCCTGCAGGGACTTCCGCACGACCAGCGCACGCGGGAGCCCGCTCCCCGGGCCGTTCGCTGGTCGTCGCCGGACACCGCCCCCTCGGGCCTGCCGCTGGGCGCCCCGACGGCCGGTACTCCCCTCAGCGGTATCCCGGCGCAGGCCACGTCCCGGCAGCGGCGGACGGTGGACCTCCGCCGGAGCGAGCCGCCGGTGGCGGGCAGTTCGGCCCCGGCCGAGCCGCGCCCGGCCGAGCAGAGGTGGACCGAGGCGCATCGGGCCGAGTCGGATCGGGCCGAGCGGGGCCAGGGCGAACCGTTCCCGGCCGAGGCGCGTCCGGCCGAACGAGACTGGGCCGAGGCGCGACCGGCCGAACCGAACCGGTCCGGGTCGGGCTGGTCGGAGCGGCGCCAGGCCGAGCAGCGCTGGGCCGAACACCGCCGGGCGGAGAACCTTCTCGCCGAACAGCAGCAGCCGGAGAACCCTTCGGCGGAGATCTGGTCGGCCGAGGCCTGGGAGTCGGCCACGCCGGTCCGAGAGACGGCGACGCGGGAATCTGCCGTACCGGTCCGGGAGACGGCGACGCAGGAATCCGCCGCGCCGGTCCGGGATACCGCGATGCGGGAATCCGCCGCGCCGACGCGGGAATCCGTGGGGCAGGCTCGCGGGTCCGCGCCGACGGGCCGGGAGTCCTCGGTTCCCGCTCAGGAAGCCGCAGAGCCGGTCCGGGGAGCGACGCCGACCCGGGTGACACCGGGAATGCCCTCTCCCGCCGTCGATCCCTGGGCTCCACCCGCGGAGAGCGGCACAGAGGTCGGCGCCGAGGTCGACGCAGGGGTTGACGCAGGGGTTGGGCTTCGCCGGTCCGGCGACGGCCCCGGTGAGCCGGAACCCGTCGTACGCCTCCCCCGGTCCAAGGCTCCGTGGCGTCAGGCGGCGTGGTTCGACAACCATTCCGGCGAGCGGCCTTCCGACGGCGCCCGTTCCCGTGCCGAGACCTACGGCGCAGCTCCTCACGGCGCAGCTCCCCATGGCGCAGCCCGTCAGGGCGACACCCGGTCCGGCGCGAACCCGTACGGCGCCGCCTCCTCCGAGGCGAACCCGGCCGGCCCCGATCCGGCAGGCCCCGATCCGGCAGGCGCGAACCACCCGCCCGACGCGGCCCCGTACGGCACGGCGGGCCACTCCGCCCCGGAGGCGGACGAGGCCGATGCAGGTACCTGGTTCCGCAACACCCCCGAGGCCGGTTCCGCGGGCGACGAGTACGGCTACCTGCACGCCGGCGGCTATGTGCAGGACAGCCAGGACGACGCGTCCACCGACGGCCAGAACCCTTCACCGGAGGCCGAATTCGCCGAGATCCCCCCGCTCACGGTGGATCTCTCGGCGCCCGACCTCGACCTGCTGGAAGACGAGCGCGAGCTGCTCATCCCCCCGCAGGCGGTGATGCCGCACGTGCCCACGGGCGTCCCCCGGCACCACCGGTCGAGGCGATCGCTGTAG
- a CDS encoding DUF1232 domain-containing protein yields the protein MGDNTALWVVGGFVAALVLIALGLLVAGLWVIYKYRLPLRGIAAMATSFVYLISPVDVAPEAVLGPLGLLDDAGVLTIVGFYVYHLIKARRLNMPMGKAAGIAFRDTARSMPPRKR from the coding sequence ATGGGTGACAACACCGCTCTGTGGGTCGTCGGGGGGTTCGTCGCGGCCCTGGTGCTGATCGCGCTCGGGCTGCTGGTCGCAGGCCTCTGGGTGATCTACAAGTACCGGCTGCCGTTGCGCGGGATCGCGGCGATGGCGACGTCGTTCGTCTACCTGATCAGCCCGGTCGACGTGGCGCCGGAGGCGGTGCTCGGGCCACTGGGGCTGCTGGACGACGCGGGCGTCCTCACGATCGTCGGCTTCTACGTCTACCACCTGATCAAGGCCCGGCGACTGAACATGCCGATGGGCAAGGCGGCGGGCATCGCGTTCCGCGATACCGCCCGCAGCATGCCCCCACGCAAGCGCTAA